One Dreissena polymorpha isolate Duluth1 chromosome 9, UMN_Dpol_1.0, whole genome shotgun sequence genomic window carries:
- the LOC127845132 gene encoding uncharacterized protein LOC127845132 codes for MCVITPSEEAVIVDLYETHEVQFVSVNGGQLVKGRKLQFQHECKGIAHNQEDLYLTSNTALYKYSMNGDLENKLYEDSTGDYTVYKCTVSPSGAKIFVTNNDHNKVLTLARDEALLCTFTDPDLQSPCGINVTAQGQVLVCGELSKTLLQLDGEGRKKLATLATSRDGLNFPRSVCYNRSTASIIVGNSFGRKILVFKVYFC; via the exons ATGTGTGTTATCACTCCAAGTGAAGAAGCTGTAATTGTGGATTTGTATGAgacacatgaggtccagtttgtcTCAGTGAATGGTGGGCAGCTGGTTAAAGGCAGGAAGTTACAGTTTCAACATGAATGCAAGGGTATTGCACATAATCAGGAAGACCTGTATCTCACCTCTAACACTGCACTTTACAAGTATTCAATGAATGGAGACCTGGAGAATAAGCTTTATGAGGATTCCACAGGTGATTATACAG TATATAAGTGTACAGTGAGTCCATCAGGTGCCAAGATATTTGTCACTAACAATGACCATAACAAAGTCCTCACCCTGGCCAGAGATGAAGCACTACTCTGCACCTTCACAGACCCAGACCTGCAATCCCCATGTGGTATAAACGTGACAGCTCAGggacaggtgctggtctgtggagagTTATCCAAGACTCTCCTACAGCTGGATGGTGAAGGCAGGAAGAAGCTGGCAACTCTTGCTACCAGCAGAGATGGACTTAATTTCCCACGGTCTGTCTGCTACAACAGGAGCACAGCCTCAATTATTGTGGGAAATAGTTTTGGCAGAAAAATCCTGgtgtttaaagtatatttttgttGA